Proteins from a single region of candidate division KSB1 bacterium:
- a CDS encoding Ppx/GppA family phosphatase → EEALTRLGEGVQETRVLRREAIERTAEAVAQFVSRCREYGAEQVVVAATSAARDAGNFESLNESIRRRTGLSVRLLSGEEEARAAFRGARAGHPEIEGSCLVIDVGGGSTELVTGNRQPQRWLSLNIGSVRLKERFLRGDPFRADEWKWLCHYVRDNLERARTQLEAAVDIAIGVGGTITTLAMLEAGLDQYDAARIHGMELTTSVIETWASRLARMTYEERTQLPGVPALRGDVLPVGAQIFAEALRVFDLRSLVVSTFGIRHGILLE, encoded by the coding sequence AGGAGGAGGCCCTCACCCGGCTCGGAGAGGGGGTGCAGGAAACACGTGTCCTGAGACGGGAGGCCATTGAGCGCACGGCGGAGGCAGTGGCGCAATTTGTTTCCCGGTGCCGGGAATATGGGGCGGAGCAGGTGGTAGTGGCGGCGACGAGCGCTGCTCGAGACGCGGGGAATTTCGAGTCGCTGAACGAGAGCATCCGCAGAAGAACCGGGCTTTCTGTCCGCTTGCTGAGCGGTGAAGAGGAAGCGCGCGCGGCCTTTCGGGGGGCCAGGGCGGGCCATCCGGAGATTGAAGGGAGCTGCCTGGTCATCGACGTGGGCGGGGGGAGCACGGAACTGGTCACGGGGAACCGCCAACCGCAACGCTGGCTGAGCCTGAACATAGGCTCGGTACGTCTTAAGGAACGCTTTCTCCGCGGCGATCCCTTCCGAGCCGATGAATGGAAGTGGCTCTGCCACTACGTCCGGGACAATCTGGAGCGTGCCCGCACACAACTGGAGGCAGCGGTCGACATTGCCATCGGCGTGGGGGGAACCATTACCACCCTCGCCATGCTGGAGGCGGGCCTTGACCAGTACGATGCGGCGCGCATCCACGGAATGGAACTGACCACGTCCGTCATCGAGACATGGGCAAGCCGCCTTGCCCGGATGACCTATGAGGAGAGAACTCAGCTGCCTGGAGTGCCCGCTCTGCGCGGTGATGTTCTCCCCGTGGGAGCCCAAATTTTTGCGGAGGCGTTGCGGGTCTTTGACCTGCGGAGTTTGGTGGTGAGCACATTTGGCATTAGGCACGGAATTTTGCTGGAGTGA